Proteins encoded together in one Mustelus asterias unplaced genomic scaffold, sMusAst1.hap1.1 HAP1_SCAFFOLD_122, whole genome shotgun sequence window:
- the LOC144484642 gene encoding uncharacterized protein LOC144484642 isoform X1, which translates to MEKPWKCVECGKGFGFPSQLEVHRRSHTGERPFTCSVCGKGFTHSYNLLTHRRVHTGERPFTCPVCGKGFTRSSHIVTHQLVHTDERMFTWSDCEKSFKCKKDLLTHQRIHTGERPFTCSVCGKGFIQSSHLQTHQLVHSDNKLFNCSHCAKSFKNKKDLLTHQYTHTGERPFTCCVCGKGFSRPPALLNHQRIHTGERPFTCSDCGKGFINSSNLLIHQQLHTGDRPFTCSECGKGFTRSYNLLTHQQVHSEERPFTCSVCGKGFTRSSNLLNHQRVHTGERPFTCSMCGKGFSQSSNLLTHQRIHSGERPFTCSVCGKEFSHLSYLLNHQRVHTGERPFTCNVCGKGFIQSSHLLSNTGKFTNDCKVWILHLSMLLIISRYHNFLFLCCRFQTSHLTSEQKINPGTTICKSPSQCPAD; encoded by the exons atggagaaaccgtggaaatgtgtggagtgcgggaaaggattcggtttcccatcacagctggaagttcatcggcgcagtcacactggggagagaccgttcacctgctctgtttgtgggaagggattcacccattcatacaaccttctgactcaccgacgggttcacactggggagaggccgttcacctgccctgtgtgtgggaagggattcactcgctcatcccacattgtgacacaccaacttgttcacacagatgagagaatgtttacatggtctgactgtgagaagagttttaaatgcaaaaaagatctgctgacgcaccaacgtattcacactggggagagaccattcacctgctctgtgtgtgggaaaggattcattcagtcatcccacctgcagacacatcaacttgttcactctgataacaaactttttaattgttcccactgtgcgaagagctttaaaaacaaaaaggatctgctgacgcaccaatatactcacactggggagaggccattcacctgctgtgtgtgtgggaagggattcagccgtccacctgccctattgaaccaccagagaattcacactggggagaggcccttcacctgctcagactgtgggaagggattcattaattcatccaaccttctgatacaccagcagctccacacaggggatcgaccgttcacctgctctgaatgtgggaagggattcacccgttcatacaaccttctgacacaccagcaggttcacagtgaggagaggccattcacttgctccgtgtgtgggaagggattcactcgttcatccaacctattgaatcaccagcgagttcacactggggagaggccgttcacctgctccatgtgtgggaagggattcagtcagtcatccaacctgctgacacatcagagaattcacagtggggagaggccatttacctgctctgtctgtgggaaggaattttctcatttatcttatcttctgaaccaccagcgagttcacactggggagaggccgttcacctgtaatgtctgtggaaagggatttattcagtcatcccacctgctaagtAACACCGGCAAGTTCACAAacgactgcaaggtttggattctcCACTTAtcgatgctgttaatcatatccag gtatcacaacttcctgtttctctgctgccggttccaaacctcacatctcacttctgagcagaaaataaatccagggaccacaatctg caagtcaccgtcacaatgcccggctgattga
- the LOC144484642 gene encoding uncharacterized protein LOC144484642 isoform X3: protein MEKPWKCVECGKGFGFPSQLEVHRRSHTGERPFTCSVCGKGFTHSYNLLTHRRVHTGERPFTCPVCGKGFTRSSHIVTHQLVHTDERMFTWSDCEKSFKCKKDLLTHQRIHTGERPFTCSVCGKGFIQSSHLQTHQLVHSDNKLFNCSHCAKSFKNKKDLLTHQYTHTGERPFTCCVCGKGFSRPPALLNHQRIHTGERPFTCSDCGKGFINSSNLLIHQQLHTGDRPFTCSECGKGFTRSYNLLTHQQVHSEERPFTCSVCGKGFTRSSNLLNHQRVHTGERPFTCSMCGKGFSQSSNLLTHQRIHSGERPFTCSVCGKEFSHLSYLLNHQRVHTGERPFTCNVCGKGFIQSSHLLSNTGKFTNDCKVSQLPVSLLPVPNLTSHF from the exons atggagaaaccgtggaaatgtgtggagtgcgggaaaggattcggtttcccatcacagctggaagttcatcggcgcagtcacactggggagagaccgttcacctgctctgtttgtgggaagggattcacccattcatacaaccttctgactcaccgacgggttcacactggggagaggccgttcacctgccctgtgtgtgggaagggattcactcgctcatcccacattgtgacacaccaacttgttcacacagatgagagaatgtttacatggtctgactgtgagaagagttttaaatgcaaaaaagatctgctgacgcaccaacgtattcacactggggagagaccattcacctgctctgtgtgtgggaaaggattcattcagtcatcccacctgcagacacatcaacttgttcactctgataacaaactttttaattgttcccactgtgcgaagagctttaaaaacaaaaaggatctgctgacgcaccaatatactcacactggggagaggccattcacctgctgtgtgtgtgggaagggattcagccgtccacctgccctattgaaccaccagagaattcacactggggagaggcccttcacctgctcagactgtgggaagggattcattaattcatccaaccttctgatacaccagcagctccacacaggggatcgaccgttcacctgctctgaatgtgggaagggattcacccgttcatacaaccttctgacacaccagcaggttcacagtgaggagaggccattcacttgctccgtgtgtgggaagggattcactcgttcatccaacctattgaatcaccagcgagttcacactggggagaggccgttcacctgctccatgtgtgggaagggattcagtcagtcatccaacctgctgacacatcagagaattcacagtggggagaggccatttacctgctctgtctgtgggaaggaattttctcatttatcttatcttctgaaccaccagcgagttcacactggggagaggccgttcacctgtaatgtctgtggaaagggatttattcagtcatcccacctgctaagtAACACCGGCAAGTTCACAAacgactgcaag gtatcacaacttcctgtttctctgctgccggttccaaacctcacatctcacttctga
- the LOC144484642 gene encoding uncharacterized protein LOC144484642 isoform X2 produces the protein MEKPWKCVECGKGFGFPSQLEVHRRSHTGERPFTCSVCGKGFTHSYNLLTHRRVHTGERPFTCPVCGKGFTRSSHIVTHQLVHTDERMFTWSDCEKSFKCKKDLLTHQRIHTGERPFTCSVCGKGFIQSSHLQTHQLVHSDNKLFNCSHCAKSFKNKKDLLTHQYTHTGERPFTCCVCGKGFSRPPALLNHQRIHTGERPFTCSDCGKGFINSSNLLIHQQLHTGDRPFTCSECGKGFTRSYNLLTHQQVHSEERPFTCSVCGKGFTRSSNLLNHQRVHTGERPFTCSMCGKGFSQSSNLLTHQRIHSGERPFTCSVCGKEFSHLSYLLNHQRVHTGERPFTCNVCGKGFIQSSHLLSNTGKFTNDCKVWILHLSMLLIISRSESCSL, from the coding sequence atggagaaaccgtggaaatgtgtggagtgcgggaaaggattcggtttcccatcacagctggaagttcatcggcgcagtcacactggggagagaccgttcacctgctctgtttgtgggaagggattcacccattcatacaaccttctgactcaccgacgggttcacactggggagaggccgttcacctgccctgtgtgtgggaagggattcactcgctcatcccacattgtgacacaccaacttgttcacacagatgagagaatgtttacatggtctgactgtgagaagagttttaaatgcaaaaaagatctgctgacgcaccaacgtattcacactggggagagaccattcacctgctctgtgtgtgggaaaggattcattcagtcatcccacctgcagacacatcaacttgttcactctgataacaaactttttaattgttcccactgtgcgaagagctttaaaaacaaaaaggatctgctgacgcaccaatatactcacactggggagaggccattcacctgctgtgtgtgtgggaagggattcagccgtccacctgccctattgaaccaccagagaattcacactggggagaggcccttcacctgctcagactgtgggaagggattcattaattcatccaaccttctgatacaccagcagctccacacaggggatcgaccgttcacctgctctgaatgtgggaagggattcacccgttcatacaaccttctgacacaccagcaggttcacagtgaggagaggccattcacttgctccgtgtgtgggaagggattcactcgttcatccaacctattgaatcaccagcgagttcacactggggagaggccgttcacctgctccatgtgtgggaagggattcagtcagtcatccaacctgctgacacatcagagaattcacagtggggagaggccatttacctgctctgtctgtgggaaggaattttctcatttatcttatcttctgaaccaccagcgagttcacactggggagaggccgttcacctgtaatgtctgtggaaagggatttattcagtcatcccacctgctaagtAACACCGGCAAGTTCACAAacgactgcaaggtttggattctcCACTTAtcgatgctgttaatcatatccaggtctgaatcatgttctctctga
- the LOC144484652 gene encoding uncharacterized protein LOC144484652: MTHQRIHTGERSFTCSDCGNGFIQLSELLKHQRIHTGEKPFTCPVCGKGFTQSSHLLKHLRVHTDERPFKCLNCEKCFKSSVELTSHQRVHSDARLFKCLDCGKCFKSSGELVTHQRIHTDERPFRCSHCGTGFRKSSQLTVHQRIHTGERPLSCSECGKGFSDSSNLLKHRRIHTGEKPFSCSACGRGFTQSSHLLRHQQGHK; this comes from the coding sequence atgacacatcagcgaattcacactggagagagatcatttacctgctccgattgtgggaatggattcattcagttatctgagctgctgaaacaccagcgaatccacactggagagaaaccatttacctgccctgtgtgtgggaagggattcactcagtcatctcacctACTGAAACATctgcgagttcacactgatgagagaccttttaaatgcctgaactgtgagaagtgctttaaaagttctgtGGAACTGACATCCCATCAACGGGTTCACTCTGACGCGAGACTATTTAAATGCCTGGattgtgggaagtgctttaaaagttctggggaactggtgacccatcaacgtattcacactgacgagagaccgttcagatgctctcactgtggaaCTGGGTTCAGGAAATCATCTCAGCTCACtgtacaccagagaattcacactggggagaggccgctcagctgctctgagtgtgggaagggattcagtgattcatccaatctgctgaaacaccggcgcattcacaccggggagaaaccgttctcctgctctgcgtgtgggaggggattcactcagtcatcccatctgctgagacaccagcaaggtcACAAGTAA